CAGTACGGTTTCGACAAGCACAAGGGATATGCTACCAAATCTCACCGGGAAGCCATTCTCCGGCATGGACCTTGCCCCATCCACAGGGCAGGATTCAAGGGAGTGAAACAACCTGAACTTCCTCTCTTTTCGTCATGTGATGAGGAAGAATAGCAATTACTGCCTGCCATGGCGTCGCAACAATTCACATTGGCATTCCTGCGACGGAAGCACAATTCCATTTACTGTCTGCTCTCTTCCGGAGGACAGTCATAATACGTGTGTACGCCGACCTGTAATTTGCCGAAAAGATTGCCTTCCTGTGCAAGCGACGACAGGTACAACGTGTACACTCCCGCGGATCTTCCCGGACAGGGCCACCACATAAAAAGATCCAATTTATCGTCCGAATCGATGTCTCCTGCCCAAAGCAGTGTCGGAAGTTCCATGTGTTTCGTTAAATCGTACTTAATGCCATGCTCCGTCAGATCAAGCACCGCTCTGGGAGCAGGATCCTGGATATCCGGTCGATTCCGGGTTTTGTAGTAGTCCAATACTTGAGTTTTCTCACCGTCAGTGAACTCTGCCTTATAGTTGCATACAAATGTTTTTGGGCCGGCCTTGATGACATTGCCAAAAACCCGAACGAATGGATGTGATTCCCGAGCATTGTCCGTGGATTCCCACGGGGTCATGAACAGAACGGATTCGCCGGGATAGATGAACCTGTCACCGAGAAATGCTGTCCTCACAGGGCCGGTTTTCAAATCCGGCAATCCTTTGATCAGGAAGAGCGGCTGTTCGGGAAAGCCAACCTCGGCACGTACGATCTTGTTGCGCTGATGATCGATGCCATAGGTTACGGTAATCTTCGCGGGTAAAATCAGAGGGCCGACGTTTGACGGAAAAAGGCCGAGCAGGATTTCATCGGATTTGATCTCTGAATTAGGAAACATGTTGATTTGTGGCACTATCAAGATTGGCTTGTCACGGGGGGTGTCTTGTGCTCCGGATACAGATGCACACAACAGGATGATTGCCGTGATTAAGAAGATCAATTGTCTCATTTTAAGCCCCCTCAGCAATTTTTACTCATGGAACGATAATAATGTTCCTTAAGCGATCGGCAATTGGCTAACTAACATACTTTAGCATACAATAAGGAACCTCTCAAGAACTTCAGATGAATCGCAGGCTTATGCGAGTGGCCGCTGACGCAAACGAAAGAATTGCCACGTAATTTCGGCTGAAGAAAAGGCTGTTATTGACAGGAAAATAGTGAACGATCCGGCTAAGGACTGATATGGAAAGTGATAGATTTTTTAGTGGGCCCGGGAACCTATCTTACAAGACAGGTTCCCTGTATTACTGCTTTGAAAACATATTGGTCTTAATAATTATTGACGACCCCACTGAAATTTCGATTTTTGATCGGATTGCTGCTCGGGAGCGGGCTGATCGGCTTTCTTCTGTGTGTCCACCTGGCCCCATCTCATCTTCTTACCTGACGGTTTATCGGCTTCTCCACCTGTGGCTTGAACAGGAGTGCCTCTCTTCTTTTCATCCTGGATCTGAGTCTTCGACTCTGCACTCGGTAGCAACGACTCGACTCCCGGGCTGGTTTCTGCCGGTTTCGGAGCAGTCCGGGCGGCCGGAGGTTGTGCCGGAGCAGCCGGACGTCGATCTGCCGGACGCTGTATAGTCAATGACCGCGGAGTTGTTTCCTGGCGAACTGCGGGACGGGGGGCAGGCTGAATCGGAGCTGCAGCCTGGGGTACATTTCCCTCTTCCGGCGAAGCCTCTATCTCCGGCGGGATGAAACTGTCGTAAATCTCTTGCTCTCCAAAAGATTTAGTTGAAGGAACCCGAAAATCCAGACTGTAATCATCTTCGGTGATCACCGGGTCTGCGGGAGGAAATCGGTCCCAGTAGATTTCTTCTTCCTCTGCATAAGCAGCGCTGCACGCGCATAAAAGAATAAGGCCGAGGCATAGGATCTTTCTCATTTCACACTCCTTGACTAATAATCCAGTCAATCCTCCCCAAAAAATTCAAAAACTTATGACCTAAATTTAGCATAAAGGATGATAATTAGTCAATAATTTAATCGAGCCGAAGGAACATTCGGTCATGCACAACTATATATTGGTGGGTGCCGTGCCTCCGTGCCGGCACATCTTTAAGATGATCTATATTAACGGATAGAATTGTGAACTCTCAATCCAGTACAGACAATTATCAAATTCGCGTGCTTCCGGGACCATCCGAAAGTGCGCTGTCGAAATCTATCGGTTTAACCCTCCAAATACGATTCTTGAGATCGTCCAAAACCGTATACACGATGGGTATAAAGATCAAAGTGAAGAGGGTCGCGACGGAGAGTCCCCCCACAACCGCCATAGCCAAACCGTTGTAGATTTCCGCTCCCGCACCGTGTTTCAATGCAAGCGGAAGCATTCCGAGCACCATGGAAATGGCTGTCATGAAGATAGGTCGCATTCTTCTCTGACTGGCTAGAATCAGGGCTTCATCACGTGCTATCCCGTGTTCTTCGATGAGTTGCACAGCATACGTGATGAGGAGAATCGCGTTTTTCACGACGAGTCCCACCATCATGATGTAACCCAGAATAGTAAACGAGTCGAAGGGAATATTCGTAGCTTTTACCAGCGCATTTGCGCCTATTATGGAAAGTGGAACGCTCAGGAGAATCGATAACGGCCGCACAAACGATTGGAACTGCATGACGAGCAAGAGATACACTACCACCACTGAAAGCGGAAATACAAACTTGACTGCGTCCGTAAGCTTCTTCAGTTCATTGACTGCACCAAAAGGAATGATCGAATAGCCAACCGGAAAAGCCACGGTGGAGTAAATTTTTGAGACGACTTCATTGAAGACGTCGCCGAGAGGACGATCTTGAATAGTAAATTGAACTCGCGCATTTCGCTTGGAGTTATAATGAGTTATCTGGAGTGGACCGAACGTGGTTTCCACGGAGGCTACACTGGTGAGCGGAATCTGCACTCCGGGTTTCTGAGGTGACGTAAGAATTATCCTCCCTACGTCGGAAACAGTTGAAAAATCTTCTTCCTGACCCTTGACCCGGATATAAAAATAACGTCCGTCAACATCGTACTGAGACGTTGCTTTTTGTCCACCCACCGCAGCTTCCACCGCATCGGCGACATCCCGTACTTCGAGCCCGAAATGAGCGGCACGCTGATGATCCACTCTGATTTCGATCTGGGGCTTTTTGAGTGCCAAATCCGTGTATCGGAAAATAATCCCTTTCGTGGTGTTGCCGATTTCCATGATCTGCTGCACGAGTTGTTCGATAACGAGATAGCTTTTGCCCATGATCCGTACGTCAACCACATTGGAGCGTGAATAGATGTTACCGAATAAGGGAAACTGAATCGGATTGATGTCTTTGACCGGAAGGTCTTTTGCCGCTCTTACCGCATCCTGTGCCACCTGAGTAATTGGTACGCCACTTTCTTCTTCGCGATCGCACACGAGATACACCATGTTCCGAAAGGAATTCCTATTGGGAATAGCGACAATATGCCGAACGCCCTTAATATTTTTCCACCGGTCTTCCATTATGGACATGACGCGGCTGTTTTCTTCCAGACTGGTGCCTTCATACGAGTCAACTTTCATCCGGACCAGATTTGTTCCCCCCGTGGGCAGATATCCCATACCAGGAAGAAGCCAATGGGAGATTCCGAACAGAATGATTATCCCCAGTATTAATGCCGTTTTTCGACCATAGCCATGCATGAAGAATTTCAACGACCACATGAAACCGTTTGCCACGAGGGTTCCCACGCGATCCAGATAGTTGAGAGGCATCAGAATTATCTTGAGCGCTCCCCTCGGCTCTTCTTCATTGCGCATCCAGCGGGAAGCGAGCATCGGCACAACGGTAAATGCATCGAACAGGGACATGAACACAGCGCAGGAGATAATAAATGCGACTGGAGCAAAAAGTGTCCCAACCTCGCCCTTGAGGAGGAGAATCGGCATAAACACCGCTGCTGTCGTAAGTGTAGCCATGAAAGCAGCCATGCCCACTTCTCTCGTACCATCCACGCACGCTCGGATGATGTTCTTCCCTTCCTCATAACGATGACGGTGAATATTTTCCAGCACCACAATGGCATCGTCCACCACGAGTCCGATGGACAAGGCAAGTCCCGCTAGAGACAGTACGTTGATCGAGTACCCGAATGCATACATCCCGATGAACGTTCCGATAATGGAAACAGGTATGGACGTTGCCACTATGAAGATGCTTCTCCATTTCTTGAGGAACAGGAAAAGCACCAATAAAACAAGAATGACAGCTTCAATGAGGCTATATGTGACTATTCGGACCGCGTCTCGAATATAGGTGCTCTGATCGTACAATTTTTCGAATTTGACTCCGAGAGGCCCATATTCCTTGTTCATCAGGGCTATTTCACGATTAACCAGATCGATGGTATTGACGATATTTGCGCCCACTTGATTAAAAACGCTGAAGCTGATTCCGGTTACTCCATTGATGCGGCAATAGGAATCCGGCCGCTCATAGAGATCTTCGATGATCGCAACATCCTGGAGATGAATGATAGGCTCGCCCGGTTTTGAAATGATGACTTTACGGAATTGCTCTGCCGTAAGCAGTTCGCCGACGGTACGAACCGTCCATTCACGTGTTCCTTCAATGAAGTAGCCGCCGCTCCTGTTCAGGTTGGTGCGATCGATAAAGTTCTTTATGTCCGATACAGTGAGTTGTCGGGCTTTCAACCGTTCGGCATCAAACGTGATGCGCATTTCGCGATTGCGGTTTCCGTCGAACTGACAGTCCCCTACGCCTTCAATTCGCTTGATACGCGGGGCAATCTCGCGGTCAGCCCACGTAGACATGGTTACGATGTCTACGTTCCCGGTGAGCGAAAACTGATAGACCGGCAGACTCACGCGTTCGGAAGCTTTGAAAATCTGAGGCTTCTGAACAGCAGACGGAAGGTCGGTTACCCGATCGAGATTCCGTTGCAACTCTGCTGCTGCAAGATCCAGATTTGTTCCCGGCTTGAAATTGAGAATAATGAATGATTGACCGTACGGAGAAAAGCTATGTGAATAAAGCAGATTGGAGACGCCACTTAGATTGTCCTCGAAACGAGTCGTTATTTCGCCTTCGATTTCTTCGGGAGCCGCTCCCGGGAATTTGGTCGCAACCACCAGAACCGGCTGTTCGGTATCGGGTTTTAGCTCGACAACCAAGAAGGTCAAGCATACGTACCCGAAAACCAAAACGAGCAGCACTCGAACGATAACGGTTATGGGAAACCTTACGGACGCTTCGGCAATATTCATGGGGAACCTCTCACGGGAACAATGATACCGCATTGACAGCTCTTGCAAAAGAGATTCAGCGGCTTGCCCGTTCGTGCTTTTGGCTGCTTTCCTGATGCTGAGTATTCATGATTTCTCGAATGCTTCTTGCCAGACCGGGAGCAAGATGATAATGAACCTTGAAACAGCAAGAACATGAGGGATTCCGGGCCACACATTGTGTAGTGCCCTATCGTGAAGAAGTGTAGGCAGATAATGGAAAAGAGTGTGTGTAAATCGAAAGAATGGGCCGCTCATGTACAAGCAGGTTCGGACCATGCCGAAAGATACATTGACCGGCTGATTTCGGTCTTGCAGAGCATCGACCGGGAAGCAATCGGACGCATCATAGAGTTATTTCTTCAGGCACGAGCTCGAGGTAGCACGATCTTCTTTCTCGGAAATGGCGGGAGCGCTGCCACAGCCGCACATTTTGCGAACGATCTTGGATTCGGCGCTTCTCCGGAAGGCAAGACTCCATTCCGTGCCCTTTGTCTTGCCTCCAATCCAGCGTTTCTTACCTGCCTCGCGAACGATATCGGATACGAAAATATCTTTTCATGGCAACTCCGTAATCTCATGCGGCCGGGAGATATCGTGGTCGGCATTTCCGCAAGCGGAAATTCACCCAACGTAGTGAATGCCCTCCTCTATGCTGCAGAAAACAATGGAATTCCTGTGGCTTTTACCGGATTCGACGGTGGTCGCATAAAGCATATTGCACATTATTGTGTTCATTTTGTAACGAACAAGGGTGAGTACGGCCCTGTAGAAGATGCTCACATGGTCCTGGATCACCTTATTGCAAGTTATCTGGCCCATGTGGACTAGCAGGAAAAGAATATCGGGGAGGAACTTCTTGTAATCCCGCCTTTGGCGGGACTCTCCGAACCTCCGGCGCTAACTTTGTTCCAATCTCTTACGTCCCTATGGGACGAAAGGAAATAGCCCGGTAATTCATTGCCGGGACTCCTGTGAATCAGCCGTCCCTCTGGGACTCACGAATCCTTATAATTGCTCAGGTAACCGGCGATGAATCGCCGGCCTATTATCAGATGTTCCTCCGGAACAAAAGATAAATGAGCTTAAGTTAACGCTTGTGCCCTGAACCCCTCCTCAAAAACTTTGGGCACTCGCCGGAACCCGAATCTCCTTCTGGTCAGAAATGTCATTCTCTGGAAATAGCATCACCAACTCTCTCCAAAATAGCCGTACAACTTTTCTGATCGTTTTCGGCTGCTGTATAGCCGTAATTATCCCTTTTGCGATTGTGGATTTCCCACCCATAACCGATCTGCCTCAACAATCTGCTCAGATTCGACTATTTCTCGAGACAATCCACGATGACGGTGGGGGACCGTATCGCATTCAGTGGTTCACTCCGTACAGCCTCTCATATTTGCTCCTTGGTGGAAGTTGGATGGTTTTCGGCCCACATGACGCAGGACGAGTGGGAATGGCCCTGATCGGCGTTCTCTGGATTCTTGCATTTTGGTGGGTTGCAAGGAAGAGAAACAGGCCGGAATCCTCGGCAATTTTAGCTGGGGTGTTCTTTTTCAATCATATTGTGTACTGGGGTTTTTATAGCTTTGCAGTTGGCTGGCCCATTTTTTTGCTCTGGTTTCAAGCTGTATCGGATTCGGACGATGAAAGACTTTCGTGGAAGTCGTTCGCAACGTTTTCCACGTTGGGATTGCTCCTTTACCTGAGCCATGTGCTCTGGCTCCTGGCTGGAGTCGCATGGTTTGTGCTCCATGGAGTATGCATCCGTCGTTCGATTCGAACACTGATACACGGAATCGCATACTTGGGCCCGCTCGTAATTGCGGTAATTCTCTGGTATCCACTCCTTGCAGGTTCCACAATGGCTACGCCTCCCTTGTGGGCCACAGATCCCTTATCCAGAATCAGTTTTTCATGGTTGGCAGATGCTGCGCTCGGGGGGTTGGAGGGAAATGCTGAGGCCATTATCCTCGTTTTCTGTCTCGTGTGGCTCGTTCTATCGGCCCGGCGCACCTGGTCCGAATTTGCTGCGGAAACAGACGCTGAAATGCTCCTATGTGCCGGAATGTTCCTGGTGTTCGCATTGATACTCCCAGACAAATTCATGAACACCATACGTTTCGGTCAACGGTGGGTTCCGCCTGCAACAATCCTGCTCCTGGGAGCCATGCCGGGCCCCCGATATAAGCCTGGTTACCTCAGAGCTGCAGCTCTCGCAGTGCTTGCAGGATTTGCCATATACGTCGCTTCAGCGTGGTTTGCATTCGAACGCACCGAATTGACGGGACTCAGAGCTGCACTGGAGAATCTTCCCCAGTCACCGAAAACCCTCGGCCTGAGCTTTCCCCAGAAGAGTGAAATCGTACGAGGATATCCTTTCATCCAGATGTTTGCTTATTCCCAGGTGCTGAAGGGAGGGTTGCTGAACTTTTCCTTTGCCGAGTTTTCGCCCTGCCTCGTTGTATACAAGACGCAATTTCAACGATCCTGGACAGGCGGACTGGAATGGTTTCCCGGCCGGTTGCGTGAATCAGATTTGGAATGGTTCGATCATATAATCGTGAATGGGCCCGATCGGGTACATTCTCTCCTGATGAGCAAGCTTCCGGTCCAGCCCGTAACGAAAGAAGGTACCTGGAGACTCTACCGGATCAATTGAGTTCCATTAGCAAGTGTCCGCAAACGTGCAATACCGTTTCGCAGTTGTGCACATAAAATAGCGAAGGCTGGAGTGTCCGGAGCGGAGTGATTATACCGATTCTCGAAAGTAATCACGGATTGTGAAGAGCAGTTCCCAGCAATTGGTAGCGCCGGCCTCCGTGCCGGCGAACAATTCACCAAACAAATCAATAAGTTCTCGCCGGCAGGGACGCCGGCGCTACTGATTCTTCTCATTGCAGGCATTGGATTTCGTCAAGACTTTCGATAACCGCTATAGACGGCTCTGCGTCGTCCGGAGCGAGGAAACTCCAGCCTCCCAGATTTTGGAAGAAAAGTGAATCGGTATAAGTGATGAAAATTCAGGGAACCTTCTCTTTGCGGTAAGGTTCCCTTATTTACAGCTATATATGAATCTTTTCTAAGGGGTGTATGGGCGATGTCCCTTAATTTGCCGGGTTACTTACAGGAGGAACAATCTTCTACCATCTGTCCGCCGGATATGGGACATTCCGATTCATCAGTCATTCGGTAACAAATACCGTTGATGCAACAGCATTTTTTGGACTTTTTCATGATGACCTCCGTCAGATAGTACACGTACATAAAATATGGTGAGCATCGAATCACGAGTCAAATCGAGGATAGCGGTTGACACTGAGGCGCACATGATCGATTTTTATTCCAACCTGATTCAGGCAACTATCTTTTCTATAAATTGTCCCAACCTGTGGACTCGAATATACATGTGTGAGGTAGACTATGAAAAAGAACGCTGGACAGCTCTACTCCTTATCGATACTTCGCTTGTTGTGTTCGGTCCTGTGCGCCCTAGGACTGCTGATTGCAATACCGAACTTGGGGTATTCCCAGACAAAACCAGCCGACAAACCGGAATCGGCCATCGATCAACTGAAAGATCTTGCAGAAAAAGGCAACGCAGAGGCCCAAACCAAACTCGCCGATCTCTACAGAGAAGGTGAGAAAGTCGCCAAGGATCTTCAGAAATCGGCAGAATATTACAAGAAGGCTGCGGACCAGGGATTTGCCGAGGCCCAGTACAAACTCGGCAAGCTGTACATGGAGGCAAAAGAGTTGGCGCAAAAACCCGATGAGGCTTTCGAGTGGATGAAGAAAGCCGCTGATCAGGGATTCACTGCTGCAAAACAGAAGATCGATGAACTCGCGGCGAAAACACGGGAATCTATGGAAGGAGTGGTTAAACCCACCAAACCGCCTGAACCGCCGGCCGATAAAAAAGGACAATAACAGATCTTCTCGATCCTCCAGGGCGAAAGGGGAGCATCGAGCTGTCAATACGGCTGCACATGGCGCGGCTAACGTATGGCATTTCGTATACACCAATTGTGAAAATTAGTGTCTGATTGAAGATTAGGGATATTGGTGGGTGCCGTGCCTCTGTGCCGGCACATATTTAATATAATCGATGATATCAATAGAATGGACCGGCAGGGAGACCGCCGGTCCCCTCTAGTATCTTGCCGGTTATTCGGCTCCATATGTTTTGAGGATCTTGACCACTTCCACATTTCCTGCCGACGAAGCCCACATGAGTGCAGTCCATCCGTTTCGATCTTTTGCGTGAATATCCGCTTTAGCGTTCAGAAGCTGCTTAACCACATCGGCATGTCCTTCTGCCGAGGCTACAATGAGAGCCGTAGCACCGTACTGGTCCTTTGCTTCCAGATCTGCGCCCGCATCGACAACACTTTTCACGACTGCAACGTATCCTCTTCGGGCCGCACGCATGAGAGCCGTCCATCCATAGTCATCTTTGGCGTTTACGTCAGCCCCTTTTTGCAGGAGGAACCGCACTACCGATTCAAAACCACGTCGACACGCCTTCATCAGGGCAGTGGCTCCGTACTGATCGCGGTCTTCCAGCCCGTCTTCTTTATCCAACAGAATTTTGACAATCGCTTCCTGCCCTGTTGCCGCAGCCCACATCAGAGGCGTCCATCCGTTCTTGTCCTTGATGCGAACATCCGCATTGCTTTGGATGAGCAAATTCGCCACCCCTACCTGACCTTCTCTGCACGCCACAATCAGAGCAGTCCATCCCTCGGAATCCCTTTCGTTCACATCTGTTCCGGCTTCTATCAGTTCACGCACTCTCTCTGTGTTACCTGTCATGGAAGCGTAGATTATTTTATTCTTCATGGGTGCGCCGCAATGGGGGCACGCCTCGGCGAGACTGGATACACCGTCTCCACACTCGTAACATGCTGTTAAAGCCATGATATTTTCCTCCGTCAAGAGAATTACTTAGCAGTATATTTTTCCAGGAGACTTATGATGTCCCTATTGCGAATGGAAGAAGCCCACATCATTGCGGTCCATCCATTTTTATCCCGAGCCTTAATGTCAGGATTTTTTTCCAGAATCAGTCGGACAGCTTCTCTGTGTCCCTCGCTTGCCGCCAATATAAGAGCGGTATTTCCGTCCTTGTCCGAAAGATTGGGATTAGCCCCCCGAGCCAAAAGCAATTTGACTACTCTCGAATGGCCGCCTCTAGCCGCGCGCATTAGAGCCGTTCCCCCATCTGCATCCACAGCATTCACATCTGCTCCCTTGTCCAGAAGAAAACCGGCGACTTCAGTAAATCCGCGCCTACTCGCTTTCATGATGGCGGTAGCCCCGAATCTGTCCTGATAATTAATGTCGGCACCGTATTTGAGAAGAAGTGCGGCTACATTGTCGTATCCGAGAGATGCAGCCCAGATCAGAGGCGTCCACCCTGTTGCATCGGGGAAGTCCGGATCTGCTCCTGCTTCCAACAATAGCTGAACCACTCCGACATGACCTTCTCGTGCTGCCAAAACGAGCGAGCACAGCCCTTCTGCATCTTTGGCATTGACGTCCGCTCCGTGTTCCAAGAGCGTTTTCACAGTCCCGACATGGCCCATGAGAGCGGCCCTCATGAGAGCGGTAACACCGTCAGCATTTGCTGAATCGGTATCCATGCCATGTCTCAGAAGGATTTCTACAATTTCGCGATGTCCTCCAGCCGCCGCCCATCGCAATGCTCTCGGATCGATCTCAGCGCCTTTCTCCAGCAAAAGTCTTACTATCCCTGCATTTCCGGCTTTTGCAGCTTTGAAGATCGCTGACTCATTCTTATTGTCTTTGGCATTGACATCCGCTCCATGCCTCAGAAGAATTTCTGCGAAATCGATATGATTCCTCGAACAGGCTTCTATCAGCGGAGTTCTTCCGGTTTCGTTTGCGGTGTTGACATTCGCTCCGTACTTGATCAGCAATTCGGCGATATCCGAGTGTCCCTGAGCTGCCGCCCATATGAGCGCTTGATCGCTATCTTCTTTCGCAGTCACGCTTGCGCCTGCATCGAGGAGAATCCTTATAACCTCCGGATTGCCGGTTGAGACTGCCCACATGAGCGCAGAAGCACCGGATTCGTCTGCAATCTGAAATTCTGCTCCAGACTTGAGCAGCACTTCGAGAATGGAGACGTTTCCGAGTTCGGCAGCTTTCATGAGCGGAGTGCAGCCTGCTCTGTCTTTTGTATTAACGTTAGCTCCTCTCTTGATCAGGTCCTGAAGAGCTTCGATATCTCCGCATTCCACAATCTTGATCAGCTTATTTTCCATGGGTGCGCCGCAATGGGGGCAAGCTTTCGCAAGACTGGACACTTTGCCGTCGCATTCATAGCAAATCATGAGAGCCATCGGTAATCACCTCTCCTGGGATCTGAACAAGAGATGCGCATGAGTTCACGGTTCGAATCGGCCGATTCCGGGGAGTAGCGGAGTAGCTCGGCAAGATCGCTCTTACCTGCTATTCAGTCTTCCCGAGAGATCCGCAAGTAAGTCGGCCTGCTGCAGGATACCGCTCGGCGCTCTCTGTCTAAAGTCGTAAGAAGCAATAGGCGTGCCAATGACAGGAAACGATTAAGTCCCAGAAAAGGAAGGATTGGAGATTCATGAGAGTAATGAGTCGTGAATTTGCTGTCGCACGACTGTAATAATTCCTGACAGAATGTAAAAGCCGGATTAAGCGATAAATGAGTGTGGGCCCTATCCCGATCTCCAGAAGTTATTCCCGGAGTGCTTTTTAAGCCGTGCAGACATTCGATCCGCATGAGTCCGGTCAGGTCGAATAAGCGGGCGGAAAGAACACTCCAGTGCCGGGATGATGTGAGCCCACTACGATCAGTACTGAGCTCCATGAGCTTTCAGCAACTTGACTACATTTGCGTGACCGGCGGAGAAGGCCCAGAGCCAAGCAGTCCAGCCGTTCTTATCCTTTGCGTGCATCTCGGCGCCCTTTTCGAGGAGCACGCGTACGACCTCTTCATGACCTTCCGATGCAGCTATAATGAGAGAAGTAGCGCCATATTCGTCCCGTGCTTCCGTGTCTGCTCCTGATTCGAGGAGAAGAGCGGCCAGATCGAAAAATCCTCTTCTCGCGGTCCGCATGAGCGCTGTGCGACCGAGATTGTCCACAGCGTTGATCTGTGCTCCACGCTGAATGAGAATCCTGGCGACTTCCGGGAAATGGCGACGCGCTGCTTTCATGAGCGCGGTGGCTCCGTATTGATCGGTAGCCTCAATGTGAGCCCCACGTGCGAGAAGCCGCTCTACAAGTTCGGCTTGACCTACGGCAGCCGCCCACAACAGGGGGGTCCAGCCGTAAGGGTCTTTCGCCTCAACATCGGCTCCTTGATCCAAGAGGAATTCAGCGATCTCCACATTGCCCTTCATAGTTGCCTTCATCAATGGTGTCAGGCCGTCTTGCCCCACAGAATCCACAAGTACCCCCTCGCGAATCATTCTTACGACTTCATCCAAATTGCCCGATTCGGCTGCAATAGAAAGCTGTGTTTCCATTGATTCGTCCCCTCTCATTCGATACCGCAATCGTGGGAGCATTCTTTTACAAAGAAGATTTCCCCAATGTTACATTTCTGCATCAAAATGGCACAAGAACCACTATGCATCAATCGATTTCACGTGAACATCCTAAGGCCAATTCGCTTTTATGAACCCAATTTTGGCCGGCACGGAGGCCGACCACTACCGGCTGATAGGAGGGTCCGGCGTCTCTGCCGGACTTCCCGATTTTATTAAGTTTTCGGCGAAATGGTATAAGACAATTCATCGTGGTCTGGACACGTTTGGCTATGGGAAAAGCCGCCGGAGAGGTACTATATACAACTCGGCTCACTATATCAGGATTCAACTTTCTCAGAAA
The sequence above is a segment of the Desulfomonile tiedjei DSM 6799 genome. Coding sequences within it:
- a CDS encoding efflux RND transporter permease subunit, with product MNIAEASVRFPITVIVRVLLVLVFGYVCLTFLVVELKPDTEQPVLVVATKFPGAAPEEIEGEITTRFEDNLSGVSNLLYSHSFSPYGQSFIILNFKPGTNLDLAAAELQRNLDRVTDLPSAVQKPQIFKASERVSLPVYQFSLTGNVDIVTMSTWADREIAPRIKRIEGVGDCQFDGNRNREMRITFDAERLKARQLTVSDIKNFIDRTNLNRSGGYFIEGTREWTVRTVGELLTAEQFRKVIISKPGEPIIHLQDVAIIEDLYERPDSYCRINGVTGISFSVFNQVGANIVNTIDLVNREIALMNKEYGPLGVKFEKLYDQSTYIRDAVRIVTYSLIEAVILVLLVLFLFLKKWRSIFIVATSIPVSIIGTFIGMYAFGYSINVLSLAGLALSIGLVVDDAIVVLENIHRHRYEEGKNIIRACVDGTREVGMAAFMATLTTAAVFMPILLLKGEVGTLFAPVAFIISCAVFMSLFDAFTVVPMLASRWMRNEEEPRGALKIILMPLNYLDRVGTLVANGFMWSLKFFMHGYGRKTALILGIIILFGISHWLLPGMGYLPTGGTNLVRMKVDSYEGTSLEENSRVMSIMEDRWKNIKGVRHIVAIPNRNSFRNMVYLVCDREEESGVPITQVAQDAVRAAKDLPVKDINPIQFPLFGNIYSRSNVVDVRIMGKSYLVIEQLVQQIMEIGNTTKGIIFRYTDLALKKPQIEIRVDHQRAAHFGLEVRDVADAVEAAVGGQKATSQYDVDGRYFYIRVKGQEEDFSTVSDVGRIILTSPQKPGVQIPLTSVASVETTFGPLQITHYNSKRNARVQFTIQDRPLGDVFNEVVSKIYSTVAFPVGYSIIPFGAVNELKKLTDAVKFVFPLSVVVVYLLLVMQFQSFVRPLSILLSVPLSIIGANALVKATNIPFDSFTILGYIMMVGLVVKNAILLITYAVQLIEEHGIARDEALILASQRRMRPIFMTAISMVLGMLPLALKHGAGAEIYNGLAMAVVGGLSVATLFTLIFIPIVYTVLDDLKNRIWRVKPIDFDSALSDGPGSTRI
- a CDS encoding D-sedoheptulose-7-phosphate isomerase → MCKSKEWAAHVQAGSDHAERYIDRLISVLQSIDREAIGRIIELFLQARARGSTIFFLGNGGSAATAAHFANDLGFGASPEGKTPFRALCLASNPAFLTCLANDIGYENIFSWQLRNLMRPGDIVVGISASGNSPNVVNALLYAAENNGIPVAFTGFDGGRIKHIAHYCVHFVTNKGEYGPVEDAHMVLDHLIASYLAHVD
- a CDS encoding tetratricopeptide repeat protein produces the protein MKKNAGQLYSLSILRLLCSVLCALGLLIAIPNLGYSQTKPADKPESAIDQLKDLAEKGNAEAQTKLADLYREGEKVAKDLQKSAEYYKKAADQGFAEAQYKLGKLYMEAKELAQKPDEAFEWMKKAADQGFTAAKQKIDELAAKTRESMEGVVKPTKPPEPPADKKGQ
- a CDS encoding ankyrin repeat domain-containing protein, whose translation is MALTACYECGDGVSSLAEACPHCGAPMKNKIIYASMTGNTERVRELIEAGTDVNERDSEGWTALIVACREGQVGVANLLIQSNADVRIKDKNGWTPLMWAAATGQEAIVKILLDKEDGLEDRDQYGATALMKACRRGFESVVRFLLQKGADVNAKDDYGWTALMRAARRGYVAVVKSVVDAGADLEAKDQYGATALIVASAEGHADVVKQLLNAKADIHAKDRNGWTALMWASSAGNVEVVKILKTYGAE
- a CDS encoding ankyrin repeat domain-containing protein yields the protein MALMICYECDGKVSSLAKACPHCGAPMENKLIKIVECGDIEALQDLIKRGANVNTKDRAGCTPLMKAAELGNVSILEVLLKSGAEFQIADESGASALMWAVSTGNPEVIRILLDAGASVTAKEDSDQALIWAAAQGHSDIAELLIKYGANVNTANETGRTPLIEACSRNHIDFAEILLRHGADVNAKDNKNESAIFKAAKAGNAGIVRLLLEKGAEIDPRALRWAAAGGHREIVEILLRHGMDTDSANADGVTALMRAALMGHVGTVKTLLEHGADVNAKDAEGLCSLVLAAREGHVGVVQLLLEAGADPDFPDATGWTPLIWAASLGYDNVAALLLKYGADINYQDRFGATAIMKASRRGFTEVAGFLLDKGADVNAVDADGGTALMRAARGGHSRVVKLLLARGANPNLSDKDGNTALILAASEGHREAVRLILEKNPDIKARDKNGWTAMMWASSIRNRDIISLLEKYTAK
- a CDS encoding ankyrin repeat domain-containing protein, which gives rise to METQLSIAAESGNLDEVVRMIREGVLVDSVGQDGLTPLMKATMKGNVEIAEFLLDQGADVEAKDPYGWTPLLWAAAVGQAELVERLLARGAHIEATDQYGATALMKAARRHFPEVARILIQRGAQINAVDNLGRTALMRTARRGFFDLAALLLESGADTEARDEYGATSLIIAASEGHEEVVRVLLEKGAEMHAKDKNGWTAWLWAFSAGHANVVKLLKAHGAQY